In Phocoena sinus isolate mPhoSin1 chromosome 10, mPhoSin1.pri, whole genome shotgun sequence, a single genomic region encodes these proteins:
- the IKBIP gene encoding inhibitor of nuclear factor kappa-B kinase-interacting protein isoform X2, whose protein sequence is MSEGKSRKRSAPKGAPAEPGKRSEDGKSLEGRGGGGGGWADPRTGLSLLSLGTCLGLAWFVFQQSEKFAKVENQYQLLKMETNEFQGLQSKISLISEKCQKSEAIIEQLKSFQIITHLKRLQEEIYEVKTWSNRITEKQDILNNNLTTVSEDVTKVDQSTTSMAKDVGLKITTIKTDMRRISGVVTDVTSLTDSVQELENKIEKVEKNTVKDIGDLLSSSIDRTTMLRKTASDNSQRINSVKKILSELQSDFSKHTDRFLSLESDRAKVLKTVTFANDLKPKVYNLKKDFSRLEPLVNDLTVRIGRLVTDLLQREKEIAFLKEKISNLTIVRAEIKDMKDEIKHISDMD, encoded by the exons ATGTCTGAGGGGAAAAGCCGGAAGAGGTCGGCGCCCAAGGGAGCCCCAGCGGAACCTGGGAAGCGAAGCGAGGACGGGAAGAGCCTCGAGGGTCGGGGCGGTGGAGGCGGGGGCTGGGCGGATCCCCGGACCGGCTTGAGCCTTCTGTCGCTGGGGACGTGCCTGGGCCTGGCCTG gtTTGTATTTCAGCAGTCGGAGAAGTTTGCAAAGGTGGAAAACCAATACCAGTtactgaaaatggaaaccaaCGAATTCCAAGGGCTTCAAAGTAAAATCAGTTTAATTTCAGAAAAG TGTCAGAAGTCTGAAGCTATCATAGAACAATTGAAGTCTTTTCAAATAATTACTCATCTAAAGCGTCTACAGGAGGAGATTTATGAAGTGAAAACTTGGTCCAACAGAATAACTGAAAAGCAGGATATATTGAACAACAATTTGACCACTGTTTCTGAAGATGTTACAAAAGTAGACCAAAGTACAACTTCCATGGCAAAAGATGTCGGTCTCAAGATTACAACTATAAAAACAGATATGCGACGTATTTCAGGTGTAGTAACTGATGTAACATCATTGACAGATTCTGTtcaagaactagaaaataaaatagaaaaagtagaaaaaaatacagtaaaagacATAGGTGATCTTCTTTCAAGTAGCATTGACCGAACAACAATGCTCCGAAAGACAGCATCTGACAATTCACAAAGAATTAACTCTGTTAAGAAGATACTTTCTGAGCTACAGAGTGATTTCAGCAAGCACACAGATAGATTTTTAAGCTTAGAAAGTGACAGAGCTAAAGTTCTGAAGACAGTGACTTTTGCAAATGATCTAAAACCAAAGGTGTATAATCTAAAGAAGGACTTTTCCCGCTTGGAACCCTTGGTAAATGATTTAACAGTACGCATTGGGAGATTGGTTACTGACTTactacaaagagagaaagaaattgctttcttaaaagagaaaatatctaaCTTAACAATAGTCCGAGCTGAGATTAAGGAtatgaaagatgaaataaaacacatttcagaTATGGATTAG
- the IKBIP gene encoding inhibitor of nuclear factor kappa-B kinase-interacting protein isoform X1, translated as MSEGKSRKRSAPKGAPAEPGKRSEDGKSLEGRGGGGGGWADPRTGLSLLSLGTCLGLAWFVFQQSEKFAKVENQYQLLKMETNEFQGLQSKISLISEKLATTESILQEATSSMSLVTQFEQEVSSLQSIMHDIQNSEEMLTQKMQSLNEKFQNVTDFWKRSLEEMNVNTDIFKSESKHIHSQVTVQINSAEQEIKLLTERLKDLEDSTLRNIRTIKRQEEEDLLRVEKQLGSDTEALEKLEEEQHALFARDEDLTNKLSSYEPKAEECKTHLPTIESAIRSVLRVSQDLIGTEKKMEDLTLQMFNMEDDMLKAVSEIMEMQKTLEGIQYDNSILKMQNELDVLKGKVHDFIVYSSTREKGTPEEYNLENKGIDSDF; from the exons ATGTCTGAGGGGAAAAGCCGGAAGAGGTCGGCGCCCAAGGGAGCCCCAGCGGAACCTGGGAAGCGAAGCGAGGACGGGAAGAGCCTCGAGGGTCGGGGCGGTGGAGGCGGGGGCTGGGCGGATCCCCGGACCGGCTTGAGCCTTCTGTCGCTGGGGACGTGCCTGGGCCTGGCCTG gtTTGTATTTCAGCAGTCGGAGAAGTTTGCAAAGGTGGAAAACCAATACCAGTtactgaaaatggaaaccaaCGAATTCCAAGGGCTTCAAAGTAAAATCAGTTTAATTTCAGAAAAG CTTGCAACTACTGAAAGTATCCTGCAGGAAGCTACATCATCCATGTCTTTGGTGACCCAGTTTGAGCAGGAAGTATCCAGCCTCCAAAGTATCATGCATGACATTCAGAATAGTGAAGAGATGCTCACTCAAAAGATGCAAAGCCTTAATGAGAAATTCCAGAACGTTACAGATTTCTGGAAGAGaagcctagaagaaatgaatgttAATACAGACATTTTCAAATCAGAATCAAAACATATACATTCTCAAGTTACTGTCCAAATTAACTCAgctgaacaagaaataaaattgctCACTGAAAGGCTAAAAGATTTGGAAGATAGCACACTAAGAAATATTAGAACTATAAAAAGACAAGAAGAAGAGGATCTTCTGCGAGTAGAGAAGCAGCTTGGCTCCGACACGGAAGCACTTGAAAAGTTAGAGGAGGAACAGCATGCTCTCTTTGCCAGAGATGAAGACCTGACTAATAAACTTTCCAGCTACGAACCCAAAGCTGAAGAATGCAAGACACATTTGCCAACAATTGAAAGTGCTATTCGCTCTGTTCTCAGAGTCTCTCAGGATCTGATagggacagaaaagaaaatggaagacttGACTCTTCAGATGTTTAATATGGAAGATGATATGCTGAAAGCAGTATCTGAAATAATGGAGATGCAGAAAACCCTTGAAGGAATTCAGTATGATAATAGCATATTAAAGATGCAGAATGAACTGGATGTTCTAAAAGGAAAAGTTCATGATTTTATAGTATATTCAAGTACAAGAGAAAAGGGGACTCCAGAAGAATATAATctagaaaataaaggaattgaTAGTGATTTTTGA